The Arachis ipaensis cultivar K30076 chromosome B07, Araip1.1, whole genome shotgun sequence genome includes a window with the following:
- the LOC107608443 gene encoding phosphomevalonate kinase, peroxisomal-like has product MLKMQFSQWIEQASEPNKEAVIKALLGAKEAMLGIRYHMRLMGEAAGVLIEPESQTKLLDATLNLEGVLLAGVPGAGGFDAVFAVTLGYSSSNVTKTWSSLNVLALLVKDDPCGVSLESADPRTNEITSAISSIHIE; this is encoded by the exons ATGTTGAAAATGCAATTCTCGCAGTGGATAGAGCAAGCTTCTGAACCCAACAAGGAAGCAGTTATTAAAGCATTGCTAGGTGCAAAAGAAGCTATGCTTGGGATTAGATATCATATGCGCCTAATGGGTGAGGCTGCAGGTGTTCTT ATTGAACCAGAATCACAAACAAAACTTTTAGATGCTACACTGAACTTGGAAGGAGTGTTGTTGGCTGGAGTTCCAGGAGCAGGAGGATTTGATGCCGTCTTTGCTGTTACTTTGGGATATTCAAGCAGCAATGTGACAAAAACATGGAGCTCACTCAATGTTCTTGCCCTTCTGGTTAAAGATGATCCTTGTGGCGTTTCTTTAGAAAGTGCTGACCCTAGAACAAATGAAATCACTTCAGCTATATCTTCAATTCATATTGAATAA